AGGAGACTCCATGAAAAAGACCCTGCTCTCGACCAGCCTCCTGATGGCGCTCGGCACGGCCCTCGCGGGGGGCAGCGGCTCGGCGCCTACCACCACGACGCCGCTGACTCCGGTGACGCCCCAGGTCACGCCCGTGACCCAGGCGCCCGTCGCCGCCTGCACGCCGGGCACGTGGGCACGCGCCGCCATCGATCTCGTGACCCAGCGGGGCCTCTTTATCGGCTACCCGGACGGGCAGTTCGACTGGTGCCAGGCGGCCACCCGTCAGGAGGTCGCGCAGGTGCTGGCCCGCCTGATCGCCCAGCTTCCGGCCAACCAGACCACCTTCAACCCCGCTGAACTCCAGACCCTGCGCCAGGGCCTGCAAGAGGCGCTGGCTGGCCTGGAGCAGCTCCGCGCTCAGGTGGCGGCCCAGAATACGGCCATCGAACAGCTCCGCGCCCAGATCGCCGAGCTTCAAGCGGCCATCGCCAACCTGCCCGCCGCTGGAACGGGTGCGGCGGGCGCCGTGGGTCCGCAGGGACCGGCCGGTCCGGCGGGGCCTCAGGGTCCCCAGGGTGAGACGGGCGCGACCGGGCCGCAGGGACCGGCGGGCGCTCAGGGTCCGGCTGGCCCGGCCGGTCCCCAGGGACCGCAAGGCCCCCAGGGCGAGACGGGCGCCACCGGCCCGCAGGGTCCCGCCGGTCCCCAGGGCGCGTCTTACGTGCCGCCCGTGGAGCCGCTGCGCTACGGCAACTACATCGGGGTGTCGTACTACAACATCCTCCAGCAGAACGTGGGTTCGATGGTCCGCGTGATGGTCGGCAACGACGCCCTGATCGGCAGCCTGGGCCTGCGCGTGACTGGCGACTTCCGCGTGCGCGGCGAGACGCCCGGCAACAGCATCAGTGCCATCGCCACCTACCGGGGCACCTTCAACCGCGCCGACGGCATCCTGGGCGCGGGCGGCGGCTACAACCTGGAGCGGCAGGCCACCTTCGGCGAGCTGCTCGTGGGCGTGGACTACCGCATCATCGACCGCGTGGCCCTCTTCGGAGAGGCCCGGCAGCAGTTCTACTTCGACGGCTCGAACACCACCAACAGCTCGGTCGCGGCCGGGGTGAAGTTCCGCTTCTAAGCGGCTCTCCTCTCAGCACCCCCCGTGGAACCCCTCGCCGGGTTCCACTTTTTTGTGCCGCGCGTGGCCTGGTCAGTCGTCCCCAGCGGCTGGCCGAATCCGCCACGCCTGACGGGCCAGCACCCCTGAGACCAGCAGGCCCCCCACGTGCCACCACGGGAGCTGACCGGAAAACACGAAGGCGGCGTCTGCCAGCACGAGCAGTCCGGCCAGTCCCAGCCCGACGAGCGGCACCCGGCCCTCGTGGGGGGTGGCGTACATCGCCGCGCGGGGTTGGGGGTCGTGCATCGCGTCGCGGGCTTCGGCGTAGCGGATCAGGGTCAGGACCCCGTACACCAGCAGCAGGCCCGCGAGCAGCAGCAGCGCGAGGCCGGGGTACCGCCCGGTGCCCGCGTAGTCCAGCGCCCCCAGCGTGAAGTGCCACAGCGACGTGACGATCGCCAGCAGGGCCAGACCCAGCGTGGCGGGCGTGCTGTAGGTGGGGGGCGCACCGAGGGGGGGCATGGGAGGGCGCCTTTACCCTACTCCCCGCACCCCTCCCCGACCGTGCGCGGGCAGCCAAGGCCGGGACTCGGGACCCCCGGCCGGGGGCAACGCCCAAAAAGGCGTGCGGCACGGCCCCCACGGCTTCACGCAAAAAAACCGCGTCCACCACATCCTTTTTCTCGCTTGGCAGCGGGGCACCGGGAGGCGTACACTGGCGCTCTACCGCCGTGGCTCACGGCGAGGACAGGGGGTGAGGAGCAACATGGGCACCAAGGAGGACGTGCGTGCGCGGCTGAACATCGCGGACGTCATCGGGGAACATGTGCGCCTCTCCCCGGCCGGGAAGGGCCGCCTCAAGGGGCTGTGCCCCTTCCACAAGGAAAAGAGCCCCTCTTTTCAGGTCGACACCGAGCAGGGCTACTTCTACTGCTTCGGCTGCAAGGCGGGCGGGGACGTGTTCTCCTTCGTGCAGCGGGTCGAGAACCTGAGCTTCGGGGATGCCCTGCGGCAACTCGCGGACAAGGCCGGGGTACAGGTCGAGGCCCGCTACGGCGAACGCAGCAGCCGCGACCTGTACGACGTGAACGCCTTCGCGCTGGAGTACTTCCGCGAGCATCTGCCCGGCCCCGCGCTGGACTACCTGCGGCGCCGGGGGCTGACCGACGCGACGGTCACGGCCTTCGAGCTGGGCTACGCTCCCGACGCTTGGGACGGCCTGCTCAAGCGGGCGCGGGCGCGAAACCTCACTGAGCGGCAACTGCTGGAGGCCGGACTGCTGACCGAGAACCCCGAGTCGGGCCGGGTCTATGACCGATTCCGGGGCCGGGTGATGTTCCCCATCCGCGACCACCTCGGCCGCCTGGTGGGCTTCGGGGGCCGGGTGCTGGACGACAGCAAGCCCAAGTACCTCAACACGCCCGAGACCGAGGCCTTCCACAAGGGCGAGCTGCTCTACGGCCTCGACAAGGCGCGGTCGGCGCTGCGCGAGGGCGGGGAACTGATCGTCGTCGAGGGGTACATGGACGTGATCACCCTGCACCAGCACGGGTTCACCGGTGCGGTCGCCAGCCTGGGCACGGCGCTGACGGCCGAGCACGCGGCGCTGCTCGAGCGGCTGGGGGCCTCCAGTCTCGCGCTGATGTTCGACCGGGACGAGGCCGGACTCAAGGCCACCCTCTCGGGACTGGATCAGGTGCTGGGAGCCAAGTTCCGGGTGCGGGCGACGAGCGTGCCCAGCGGCAAGGACCCGGCCGACGCCCTGCTCGCCGGGGACGAAGCGGGCATCCGCGAAGCGCTTGCGGGCGGACTGGACGAGGTGCGCTTCCGGGTGCAGGCTGCCGTGGAGGCCCACGGGGTCGGCACCTCCGAGGGCAAACGCCGGGTTCTGATGGCGCTGCTGCCACGCATGCAGAACCTCGATCCGCTGGACGAGGGCGCCGAGCGGATGCGGACCCTCGCCTGCGAGCTGCTGGGCATTCGCCCGGAGGCGCTGCTGGAATGGATCGGCAGCAAGGCGCGGCGGCGCACCCTGACCGACACGCACCTCGCGGGCATGAGCGCGGCCCGCGCGGAGGAGGACCGTGAACTCGCCCTGCTGCGGCAGTTGCTGGTCGACCCCTCGCTCCTCGCCAAGCTCGACGGCACGACCCCCTGGCGCAACGAGTCCGTCCGCAAGGTGATGCTGGCCGCCCAGGGCGCACAGAGCCCCGACGACATTCTGGAGGTGTTCCGGGGGCAGCCCGAGGAGCCGCTCCTGATCCGGCTGATGTTCGAGAGTCGCGACCCCGGCGCTCCCTCCCGCGCCACCAGCGAGCTGTACGAGCAGAAGGTGGCCGCCTACGCCGCAGCGGCGGTCGACGACATTCAGGTGGGCCTGAGCATCGACTCGCTGCGGGCAGAGGTCGACCTCCTCAAGCGGCAGATGGCCGCCGCCGCGCCGGGCGAGCAGATCTCCTACCTGCGGCAGATTCAGGAACTTCAGCGGGCGATCGAGGCCGAGAAGCGGGCGCGGCGCTCGGGGGCCTGAGCGGCCCAGGGCAGACCCCGCCAGCGAGGAAACGCCGGGCACGCCCGCTGCCCTGTCCTGAAGCCACAGTCCTGAAGACCAAATGGAGAAGCCCGCCTTGCGGCGGACTTTCTTGGTGGCGTGCCCGAAGAGATTCGAACTCCTGGCCTTCTGATCCGTAGCTGACCCCGAAGGCCAAAAATGCCGTCTCAGACGCCTTTTCTTCACACGACCCCCCCTCGCGCTTCACACGCGAGAGGGCAGATTCACAGCGTGTTTTCGGGCATCACACGAGCGGCTGTCGTCAAAGTTGTCGTCAAACGTTCGGCAAAAAGGCGTCGTGCTAGGCGTCGTTTTTCAGGCCCCCTGCCGCGGGAGAGGCCGGTTGGCGTGAGCCCCCCTTCACAGCTCACCCCCCTCCTTCACACGCGCAGCACCGTCCAGCGTCACACGTGGCGCGAACATCACAGCCGCGGACTTCCTGCCCGGCCGCCGACCTGGCAGCGCAACCCCCCCCCTGTGTTCAAACCTCACGTGGTAAGGCTCACCCTGCCTGCGGCGGGCCGCC
This region of Deinococcus sp. HSC-46F16 genomic DNA includes:
- the dnaG gene encoding DNA primase, producing MGTKEDVRARLNIADVIGEHVRLSPAGKGRLKGLCPFHKEKSPSFQVDTEQGYFYCFGCKAGGDVFSFVQRVENLSFGDALRQLADKAGVQVEARYGERSSRDLYDVNAFALEYFREHLPGPALDYLRRRGLTDATVTAFELGYAPDAWDGLLKRARARNLTERQLLEAGLLTENPESGRVYDRFRGRVMFPIRDHLGRLVGFGGRVLDDSKPKYLNTPETEAFHKGELLYGLDKARSALREGGELIVVEGYMDVITLHQHGFTGAVASLGTALTAEHAALLERLGASSLALMFDRDEAGLKATLSGLDQVLGAKFRVRATSVPSGKDPADALLAGDEAGIREALAGGLDEVRFRVQAAVEAHGVGTSEGKRRVLMALLPRMQNLDPLDEGAERMRTLACELLGIRPEALLEWIGSKARRRTLTDTHLAGMSAARAEEDRELALLRQLLVDPSLLAKLDGTTPWRNESVRKVMLAAQGAQSPDDILEVFRGQPEEPLLIRLMFESRDPGAPSRATSELYEQKVAAYAAAAVDDIQVGLSIDSLRAEVDLLKRQMAAAAPGEQISYLRQIQELQRAIEAEKRARRSGA
- a CDS encoding autotransporter outer membrane beta-barrel domain-containing protein, with the protein product MKKTLLSTSLLMALGTALAGGSGSAPTTTTPLTPVTPQVTPVTQAPVAACTPGTWARAAIDLVTQRGLFIGYPDGQFDWCQAATRQEVAQVLARLIAQLPANQTTFNPAELQTLRQGLQEALAGLEQLRAQVAAQNTAIEQLRAQIAELQAAIANLPAAGTGAAGAVGPQGPAGPAGPQGPQGETGATGPQGPAGAQGPAGPAGPQGPQGPQGETGATGPQGPAGPQGASYVPPVEPLRYGNYIGVSYYNILQQNVGSMVRVMVGNDALIGSLGLRVTGDFRVRGETPGNSISAIATYRGTFNRADGILGAGGGYNLERQATFGELLVGVDYRIIDRVALFGEARQQFYFDGSNTTNSSVAAGVKFRF